The Magnolia sinica isolate HGM2019 chromosome 9, MsV1, whole genome shotgun sequence sequence ctatctcattttaggaaacaagacctaaaatgatctagatccaaaattcaggaggaccacaccacatgaaacagtagtgattgagtattaaaaacttcttgtgggccacaaaagtactggatcaagctgatatttgttgattcacttaagtttttgatttgctttattttttggatcatgcccttaaGTGAGCTGTCAAAAtgcatggacgacatggatgtaaggaatatacatcatggtggaccccagagTTAGGGACCCACCAACCTCAATGGACCCTAGAATCAACTGAATCCGCTCGAGTAGCGAATGCCAGATGGACACAGATTGGAGTTGCTAAACCCTGGACCGTCTTGTTGTTGCTGGGGACCAATGAATTTATATTATATAACGACATGATAACCAGCAAATAAAGCATCGAGCAGTCACGTTGGTGTGGAAAGTCATTTGGGTGATGACCATGGACAGGCAACATCGTCTATTAAATTGCATGTCTATCTCTTTGTTCCGTGTTGACTCTTCAACTCAGGTACACAAACTCACATACATGTATAGTTTTATGTCATGCATGCTCTACTACCAGGGATGAGAAAAAACAGTGCTTGAAAGGATTATCACCGAAGGTTTGCATGCCTACATCACCATGTGTTGCAATAAGATATATTGGGACTTTAGTGCTCAGATCATGgtcttttcaatgatctaaaccacttATAATGATGGGCCCTCACTCTTTCATCCAACATGAAGCTTTCCACGTTtcatccaaggtgaggcccattgataagAACATGGAAAGATGAATACAGGGTATTGAAAGGTTAAAACTTACGCATATCCAATAGCAATACTGCGTGTAATGTACTCTACGACATTGAAAAAGAAAGGTAGGTCCTACTTTGGCAGATGAAGGTCATTCCATGGTTACATTCTGCGCAACTTTCCACGCTAGGGTGAGTAAATCTATAGGACAGTTTGCGTGGATGACATGACTTGCTTGTTGATTCCTTTGCCTCTCCTTGCATGTCAGGTCCTTTTCTTCCTTTGCCTCTCTTACAAGGAAAGGAAGAgagactttgaagtctatcttcAAAGTAGAGATTCCCTTTTAGTACTCGTCAGAAGATCAATCGTTAGTCCGGAATTTAGTAGTTGGAGATTTTCCAATTAAAGTAGTTTCTAAAATTGattaattattatcattattttataaATGTAAATAAGATTTCCTACATGGGGTTATCAGAACCAATGTTTGCCGCACACACCACGCAAGTTTCCATAATGACCGTGTACAAAACTCTGCACGTGACTTGTTACCATGTCAAAGTTTTGcatgccctaccatgatgtatgtgtcatatccacactgtccatccaaattTTCAGAATATTTAAggttatgaaccaaaaaatgaggtggatccaaagttcaagtggaccacaccataaaaaacagtgaggattgaatgtctacaattaaaaacttcttgaggccacataagttttggatcaagctgatatttgctttttcagttcatcttagcctgtgtgaccttattaacagatatTGGATAGTAAATAAGCATCATCATGGTcacaaggaaggtttcaacagtgggtggcATTGCTTCCGCAGCTATTTGTGGTGCGgttcatttgagttttagatttgcctcatttttcataCCATCTCCTACAATGATCAGAAAAATGGGATGGACTATGTTGATATGtataacaaatacattatagtggggcccacgggacTTCGCCATGTAAAAATGAAGCACAAGGAAAGGGGCAAAGTTATATGGCATAGATATTATAATCATGCTGAGCACCACAATCACGCTAGCGTGAAAAGTTGTTTAGATGATAACCATGCAAAGGCCACATCCATCTAACAAATTATTAACCGTCCTTTATTCCAATGTTCAAGTCATTTGCAAGGACTTCATGCATGTATGGTTGAAGTCATATGTGCTCTTGTACtagggagaagaaaagagagttcgGGAAAGAATCAACACACAAGATTTGCTAGAGTACATCAATGGTGTGTTGCAATAAGATATATATGTTGGGTCGTAGGTGCTTGGTTGATGgtcttttcaatgatctaaaccattaataatgatgggcctcatatTAATCAATGGATGCTCCAAAATAAATCCAACCAAAATATAGGTGGGCACATTGCTTGAATTCAGAGATTTGGGCATGTTTTtacattgtttcatatggtgtggcccatgtaagaTTTTTGTCAGCATGATTTTTGGTGCATCCCATCTTCCCACCCCATTTGATTAATAGTTTGGATGTTACACTATTACTGTGGACACAAAACTATTCCGAAAGCCATATTTTTTACTACTACTGTGAGTTCTAATGGTGTGTTTTGTTTAGTAATGTATAGTAAAATATGTATTAATTACCGTTACTATTATAGTAAGAAGTAAAGCAAAATAGTGATCTTACACAATGCTCCTCTCTCATCTCTACTTCCAACATGTACTATCGCTAGTTAGATAGATTTGGATGCAATTTCATTaacatgtattatatccacaccgtctattcattttgcaatatcattttattgcatgtcctaaaattgggaaagatccaacacttctgtggacctgatcaagaagttttcaatggcaagtgTTCAACTCCCACTCCTAgttgtggtgttgtccatttctgctttggaactacctcattttttgtctcatttcatAACCGATCACGCAAGATGAATAATTGGTATGCAtataacaaacatcatgatggggcctataaAATTATGCCACATCAACAAACCAATCCATACCATGCGGTCATTCCAAAAGATTACAATGATTtgaccctatatatatatatatatatatatatatatattgacccaATATTCAATCtaaggtaaaaataaaataaaaaattgtgtaaGTTTTACGCCACTTTACCTTGATAATCCATGGACCAAACAGGCCTGAAAAGACTAAAACCTAGGCTTATATAGCAATAGGCTGGCAATGCATTccatcaaaatgaatggatgaaggTCTTTCCATAATCACCATCTGCGTAGCTCTCAATAGATGTCTGACATGCTCAACGCATTAATTCCTGTacttcttttctccttttcatgtcACATGCCAGCCTAAGGAGAGACTTTGAAGCATATGTTCACACCTAAATTCCTACCTGTCAGCATGCTGAAAACCACAATCACCATCTGCATAGCTTCCTACGCTAACATGACTGGATGGATAGAGCTCTGACACGTTGATTCCTTTGCTTCTCTTCTCATTTTCATGTCACATGCCCGTCTTCTTACCTGTCCCATGCTTAAAACCACTGTTACAAATAGCAACCATAGAATTAAATCCAAAGAGTTTGAGATTAACTGTTTAAAGCAGTTGCCAAAACTGAccaaattttaatatttaaagcttattattattgttgttgttgttgttgttgttgttgttgtttttattatttatatataaaccAGATTTCCCACATGGATTTAGGTAGGATATGGGATGGACTTTCACCTCTGATCATATCTTAGATGAGATCTGAACCGATGTGTTCTCATCACTTCCTTATAAAAGCTATAACCTCATAATCATCCCAATCTTTGTGTCTTGGATTTTCATATGACCCATTAGAACTTTGCTTTTTAGTGTTCAAAATTGATATTCATACATAATATATATTGCCTTCAACAAATTTTTCTTAGGATGGATTAgatttagataattttatggatCATACCCTAATATTGATATGACAAAATTGGGGACCAAAGCAGATATCAAATAGACATATAGACATGGCCAGTGCACCTTACAAAGCTTTTGGTTGTGGACCCACTTAGGATGTAGTGTGTGTCATCAATTAGGATGGTctaataatctaaaccgtccaaattcttATTACTACAAAAAATAATGTATACTCCTATGATCACTCGTCATTTATGATCCTAACATTTGATTTTTGGGATTGAATACTAGCCATTGAAAATTCTCCCTCCAAACTTCAAGGTTCATGTATAGACAGAGACAGTTGTAATATATCCTTTCAGTATAATTTTATCATGATGGGAATCTAGAACATGGACAGTTGATCATTGGACCTGTCGGCCCGTGGGTTTCAGTGGACGGTTCTAAATCCCAAGTGGCAAGAcaagcaaaagaaaattttccttcaCCAGTTTATCTCAAACTCTCGATTTAATCCTACGGTTTGTATTTGGTGATTGAGACTTGAGCCTCAACCGCAATTGAGGTAAGGGGATCtgtagggaaaaaaaaagaaaagctctTTCGTGAGACTATCAGCGGGTAATTACACTGTGGTCATATATGACCATATGCACTACTTCCACGTTTGGTGCCCGTCATATATGACCATAATTGTGTTTTGTTAACATCTTGGGTtctgtgacttaatcaacaggtttaatgacaaataaacattacaatgggtctaagGAAGTTTTAAGGGTgataggttttttatttttatttttttaatttttttttaataaaacctTTTCTTAGTATCATGGAGGAAAAACTATACAAGACAATAGACATTCCTTAGATTTAAATCACTACCGTTTCACatccaaatccatagctcaactggcagattgaGTGAAGATTCCTAGTTTCAACACTCTTGAGGCATTGGTTATCGATCCCTAGcaagggtggctaacatggagtgtgtactgacatgggtgtgtactaacaagctaaccctaaataaataaataaatcactactgtttccggACGGTGTGGTCCACGCCTAGATTAGGTACTTGCCctgcctgttccgagctcgaTACTTCAcccgagctgatatttgtattttcccttcatccaggtatgtccGTACGTGTGATAttatgaataagttagatggAGAATCAACGTCATGGTAGGCggtaggccctagaaaggtttcaattatAGCCGTTCAATCCCAATTTCTTTAtttgctgtggcccacttgagctttgcatctggCTCAATTGTTCAAAAtgattggaaaataaaataaaataaaatggatggacaatgtggatctaacacatgcattttggtgcggtccacagtGGGTGGTTACAAGTGTCAAAACACTCTCGGGAGAGAAAATCTGTGTACAAAAGAGGAAACATGTATATTTTCCAATTATAAAtcctaatattttttttctttcttttttgagtttttattaGCTGATTTCCCAGCTGAAATCCGTCACCGCCTGgacgtaatccgtccgggcagagcTCTGTGCGGTCTACCGTGATGAAAACGACTTATCCACGCCCGTCAATCCCTATTTACAGATCATTATACagaatgaacacaaaaatgaagcagaaccaaGGCTTAATTGGGTCACAAAGTGGGTATTgaaggtccaccattaaaaacttcttgggagctgcagaagtttcggatcaagctgatatttgtgttttcacttcatacatgtgtacatgacattatgaatatgttggatggtaaaaaaacatcacagtggcccttagagaggtttcaatggtggtatcattatcaccactgcttcctttggtgtggtccattggagatctgacctgcttcattttttgatcataccataagatgatcttttaatatgtatggacggcgtggataagacgtttacatcacggtggaccccacagaggggTAGGACGAATCGGCTTCCTCTCCGCTGATACCATAGGCGCTTACGTGGTCTAATAACAAGACGCTGTGCCTTTTACATAGACGATCTGCATTCAAAAGCAAACataggaaatgaaaaagaaaaaaaaaaaagaagagagatgaGAACGCGTGCGTTTTTGGACAAGGAACTGGGAATTGGAAAGCCCTCCCCTTGTACTCGGCTTTGGTAGTGATCCTTCCTGTACTCTGTGCTCGAAATGCTCTTGGGCCTACCAtgctcaaaaaatgaggcagatccatatctcaggttgagcccaccacatgaaacggtggtgattgaacacccaccgttaaaaaccacctggggctcactgtaatgtttattaggTCACACGGATTGCCTACTAAGTAACTTTTTAGGCTAAGcctactaagtaaactctatgggacccaccatcattcATGTATTTAATTTATCCACCTTGTCCATTCATTTACCAGATAATTACAGGGctttagccaaaaaaatgaagactttccaaagctaaagtggaccacaccaccagaaataaATCCTGAGgtatgctccacttgagctttggatatattttaatttttggcTTAACACTTACAATGAtctctgtaaaaacggatggacggcgtggataaacccaTCAGAGTTCCCTTCTGTTGCATGCCTGTGAAAGGTCCCCTTGGGGGCTCTGTATGTGGGCCGTGCTTCTTATTCTTAAACGAATCTCTGCTGTCAGTGATTGCATGTGAGTGGTTGGGATTGATTTAAACACTCCTCGCTTTCCTATATAATGCCTCCCAACCTTCTCTCTTCCTACACATTCCAAATCCTCCCAAGAAAATCAAATGGATCTCCTCCACCGTGCGTTTtcatttctccttttctcttacctccttttctcttcctcttttgtCTTTGCCAGTGCCAATAACAGTAAGGCTTTGTCAACCCACAAGCAATGCATTGAAGATCACTTCTCTGCTTTGCTCCACTTGAAACACAGCTTTAATTTCTCTGCTGAGTTCAGCAAGACTAGACTCCCCTCTTGGAATCCTGATAACAGGGATTGCTGCTCTTGGGAAGGCATCACCTGCGATGGTGCCACTGGTCACGTGACCAGTCTCAACCTCAACGAGCTCGATATCTTTGGTCGGATTGATTTTGTAAGCCTCTTTCGTCTTCAGAGCCTTCAGAAGCTCAACCTCGCTTCCAATTACTTCAATGACTCTACAATCCCATCTGGGTTTGAGCAGCTCACCAgtttgacccatctcaacctctcCCGTTCGAATTTTTATGGCCAAATCCCGCTGGAAATCTCCCGCTTGACCACTTTGGTGTCCCTCGATCTATCTTTCAATGAATATAGCAATGGTTCGGTTGCTGaatacctgaaactcgaaatcCCGAATATTGGAGCATTCGTCCAAAATCTCTCGAGTATGAGAGAACTCCATCTCGATTGGGTAAACATCTCAGCGCAGGGTAGCGACTGGGCCATGGCCTTATCCTCGGCACTCCCTCTTCTCCGCAAGTTGAGCTTGAGAGGTTGTTATCTTTCAGGCCCCATCCATCCTTCCCTTTCCAACCTCCATTTCCTATCTGAACTCCACCTCAgtcaaaactctctctcttcgGTGGTACCTAACTTCATAGGGAACTTCTCTTCTTTAACTTCACTGCGCCTCAGAAGTTGTGGTTTGCATGGCAAATTTCCGGAGAGTATTTTCAGGCTGCCAAACCTACAAACCCTTTTTGTAGGATACAATCCACTTCTGACGGGTGAAATCCCTCCAAACAATACTCTCCGGGAGTTGTCCCTATCCGACACTGGATTTTGTAGCAACCTACGGGATTCATTCACTAATTCCAAACTGCTGACAATGATCGAGCTTAGCGATTGCCAACTAACCGGCCAATTTCCATCATGGCTTGTGAAGCTCGAGAAACTCATGCATTTGGATCTTTCATACAATGGTTTCAGTGGACCATTGCCATCATGGCCTGTGAAGCTCGAGAAACTCATGCATTTGGATCTTTCAAACAATGGTTTCAGCGGACTATTGCCATCCTCTATTGCCAACCTCAGCAACCTCGCTCATTTGGATCTTTCAGCCAATGGTTTCAGCGGACCATTGCCATCATTGCTTGTGAAGCTGGACAAACTCGTGTCTTTGGATCTTTCATCCAATAATTTCAGCGGTCCAATCCCTTCTTCCTATGGCAACaagtttcaaaatcttcaagtCAAACAAGAGTTTTACAACAATTCACTCCAGTGGAACCATTCCATCATCCTTGTTTTCACTCCCATCTCATTACAATGTGATTCTTCGATATAATCAATTTAGTGGTCAGCTTGACTTAGTTCAATACACCTCCTCTTCAGTGCTACAGTTCATTTATTTGTCTAACAATTTACTCAGTGggaccattccatcatcattgttttcctcCCAGCATTACTGGGCTGTATCTCCAAGATAACCAATTTACTGGTGTGGCAGTTCCAGAATACATCCTCTTCACAATTACAAACGATTGACTTGAGTAATAACAGCTTGCAGGAGCCTATTCCGAGATCCATATTTGCACTCACCAAGCTTCATGACCTCTggctttcatcaaacaatttcagcGGTGATGTGGACCTTGGCaaggatggtgctcttgaggcgaAAAAGTCTAGTATGACTGAAGATGAATGGAATACTCCTGATAAGAAGCCCTTATTTGTAAtttgtttatgtctcatggatgaggttctttataatgttttaagggagaAAATTGTGGCTagtttatgggtgaagttagaggatatctatgtgaaaaaattctctgaaaatcgcctacacttgaagcggtaatgatataacttcaagatgacagagggtggagatctggaggcccacattagtaactttaataaattagtttgcaaattgctggatatggaggaagtgatcaaagacgAGGAACACGCATGTTTGTTGttaaattctcttccggcatcatatgaatcattcaaggacacaatgtgcaccataaataaaaTCTTGAATGTCGACGCCGTTATCTCAAccattcaagggaaggccatgaaaAAGTTAAATGACGACATGGGGACGTTTTCTGATGTACTGATTATGAGAGGTAGGAATTCTGATCGAGATacaagatcttcaagacctagatccaaatctaagagcaagtataacatcctggattttcattgttttttatttttaaaaattcttaaaattttttatgtaattaacttatattatcacttactaactattagcactcaatgttagtttatacacgggtgataccagtaaagaaccgcataagTCTAATTAATCAATCGTaaaaagccaacgaatccgcccgatcacttaaacatcaagtttagcctcatgatttactcacgtagggcccaaatctaaccgactcatcgctaactaatcatgacaatcataaataaattaaagatctaaccgaagctgaTTCGGATAAggtccggatcttgactaatagactaaatcaatcccgttactcttttagcttaaaaccaacagtttagagtaatcacgaccaaatcttcactttcattagttataaataggccacactatggacatagttaatccaaattctaataattgcccacgagaaatctcaatacctaattaaTTCAAGAAATGCGCTGATTTTTCGAACAAGTTCTAaaccgcttgttagtgggccactagttccaaaactatcgaataatgttcgtcttactgggcttgacgtccatcgtgggagtcgGACATTAATACtttccagaaccgctcaactttaGGCAAAGGACAAatacatgagaagtgcaaataccctaaaggaagaagttgaaacttaagtgcattgagttgtccactcttatgcaaagttgaggattttggaccatcggtttacgaccaaattTCACACGTGaaataaggatatttccctactcatatccgtatagcccgGCTCCGATCGAGCATCGGTGActattgaacagacttctaatcatatctgtcgattgacgcatccaaatagcgggccaaacatgtccatacgtagatcatcattagggctgactatcctacggtgtatgtCAATATGTATACCCCGTAGTGGgtcctagaggctagaaaaaccctcccatagggttagtatagtaaaaatccaacccttggggccatttacaccaaattcggcattataaaagggcctcatttgggcacctcctctccctatacgaatttgtcctagaagaaagaaagagagaaagagagaaagaggagaaaagaggagaaagagagaggaaaaactTGGAAGCATGAGAGTTTGTGCACCTTCATCCTCTCATCTCCTTTATAGCAACCTTGTCCctcattggtgtcgattcggcgacgattgaaggtaagtattgagttatgtttgtaggCTTAGGCCTTGTGTTTAATTCCTTCCAATTtttacaagcttgtatgcttaatTAGGTATTTCAACGATGATTTTCTAACACCATAACCCTACGGGCGCCGTGAATCTAGCGGTTCGTCacaaggtgtggactattatccttaggcgGCCGAGCACCAATTCTACTataagtttaatgattatgaatgttaggatgatgTGCTTGAGAAATCTATAGAGAGAACCTAACCAAGtccctacatgataggtccccctaaatttcatgaaatgattgaatgttatttatttgttcttcaacatgattaggtTTAATTTTCATGTGGCATGTTCATCctatatatgattttagtataaccttccttgtgGCATGTTTGATTGCATAAAATTCTTGTTGTATGTTAGTGCTTACATTAATCCTTATTGCATGTTTATGCTATAAATGATGTATAACTCTTGATCTTTTCAGTAACCCATCACGACACACATGCACATTAATTTTGTACtttgttagtagttgcattgtagaaaaatctgaattttatattTAATGTATGAGAGCATGACTTCACTTGTATAGAAGATGAATCCtaaattgttggaatattattgaatgtcataaacccctgggttggtcagggaactgaAGTGGGAGAAGGTAGTCCTGTTAATAGGACCATCATGCAGTTAAACCAGCGGATTTGGGTGGACGTGAATGGgcgatagtagttggactacatgggtcgcttgcatTCAATATCGTCCATCACACACTCGCCTGAATTCACACGGTTTAGTTCGCTTACTGACCTACCACATTGGTAAGccatgtct is a genomic window containing:
- the LOC131255232 gene encoding receptor-like protein kinase 5, whose translation is MDLLHRAFSFLLFSYLLFSSSFVFASANNSKALSTHKQCIEDHFSALLHLKHSFNFSAEFSKTRLPSWNPDNRDCCSWEGITCDGATGHVTSLNLNELDIFGRIDFVSLFRLQSLQKLNLASNYFNDSTIPSGFEQLTSLTHLNLSRSNFYGQIPLEISRLTTLVSLDLSFNEYSNGSVAEYLKLEIPNIGAFVQNLSSMRELHLDWVNISAQGSDWAMALSSALPLLRKLSLRGCYLSGPIHPSLSNLHFLSELHLSQNSLSSVVPNFIGNFSSLTSLRLRSCGLHGKFPESIFRLPNLQTLFVGYNPLLTGEIPPNNTLRELSLSDTGFCSNLRDSFTNSKLLTMIELSDCQLTGQFPSWLVKLEKLMHLDLSYNGFSGPLPSWPVKLEKLMHLDLSNNGFSGLLPSSIANLSNLAHLDLSANGFSGPLPSLLVKLDKLVSLDLSSNNFSGPIPSSYGNKFQNLQVKQEFYNNSLQWNHSIILFQNTSSSQLQTIDLSNNSLQEPIPRSIFALTKLHDLWLSSNNFSGDVDLGKDGALEAKKSSMTEDEWNTPDKKPLFGTEVGEGSPVNRTIMQLNQRIWVDVNGR